GACAACGCCAGTACTGGGATGCCGTTCTCGCCCCGTACAAGGCAAACATCACGGACTTCGAAGGCACCGTGCGCAGATGTGCGCACTTCAGTAGTGATCTAATCGGAGACGCCAGGGACACACTGTTCGACTACGATATCTTGAAGCGAGCTCGTAGAAATTACTCGTTCTACAATCAGGCTACGTCCTTTGACGAGTGGAAGTTGACCGAAAAGACGTTGGCGCGGACGGTGGAGATGCTGAATGAGCGTGTCGCTCAGCTGGAGAAGGATAAGGCGGAGATGAAGATCAGGGAGAGAGTGGAGATGGCGAGGCACGAGGAGATCTtggaagggaagagggagcgCGCGGCGATGGAGCAGTACTATCAGGAGAAGGCGGATAGGAAGAAGGCCCGCAAGTGGTTCGGCTTCTTCTAGATTCGATACAGCTGTAACTGAGATCTTTGTCGACCACCGAATGCGGAAGGGCATGTTGCTTTCTTTGTCAAACGTTCTGCATCCCAGCAGGTGTAGCATACCACTATCTCCGTTCCCTCTCGTCGAAGACTCTACACCTTGTCACGAGGTGAACGCTAAACGACCTACTCTCTCGCAGGCATTGGGAAATACCCCTGATCGTTCCACCGGAGCAAGTCTTGGACACTCCGCCGACGAGCCCGCTCCCCTTCGACACCGTATCCGTGCCGACTCGCTGCGTCGAAAGCAGCTTCTGTACGGCGAGGATGTGAAGAAGCCAGCGACCAAGCCAGACGATGCCGTCCGGAACAAGCTCACGCAGCTTCGGTGCAATCTATCGATTGTGATATGGGCATCAGCGGCCATATCGACCGGACTGCTGGTCTGGTCTCGGGTGCCTGTGGATGTCCTATGCTCGGAAACGCCGATGAGAGATCTTCCGCTGTGCGAGACGATGATGGCCAAAGTACACCCGCACTTTAGGTGGGTCGCCAGTCTGAGTAAGGATGTGGCAATCACGCATGACACCGCTGCCATATTGGCTGTGGATCCTTTGAAGATGTTGGCTCTTCATCGGATGATGGAGCAGGTTGTGATTGAAGAAGAATCGTTGTTCTGCGTTCTAGCTGGTTCTTTTGCGCAAAGACTTCGGGATATCCGCATACTCAGGCTCATCTTCATCGCATTGGCAATTCTAATGTTGAAGGCGTCCTGCAAGGTGCCGATGTCAGTACGATCGTGTCGGAAGGAGAACGCAACTTACTCTTCCTTCGCTGCCGCCACGGCCGCGGCTCGCTGCTGCGCCGCAACACGATCTCTCAGTCTCTGGGCTGCCTCCGCAGCTCTTCTCTCGCGCCAAACCCGATTGATGTATTGTTGAGCATCGGGCAATCTCTCGTCGCGGATGCGCAGCTCCTTGTATTTAAAGGCCAAGCGAGTTCCTACATTGTACACATTAGCGGCCGAGACCTGTAAGTGCAAGTTCGGAATGCCTCGATGCGCCTACCTAGGATTCTGATGCGGTGGCCTGTCAGTGTCAGTAAGAATTGGCTCAATTTAGGTGCCCGATACATGCTTACGGGCTCCAAATCTGGTGTTCTCGTCGAGTTGCTTCGAGGCTTTCTGCCAGAAGTCGCGAAGATTCCGGAACGGAATATTCTCATGGTAGATCATTTGTTTGACGGCTTCGATGATGCGTTCTTCTTTTGAAGAGAACTTGGGCTCCTCGGCGTCACTGTCGATAATGTCCTCGTCGTGGGGAGGGCTTTCGCCACCGTCGAACTGATCGAATTCTTCGTTCATGGTCGCTGCGGGAGTTCAAGAGGTTGATGTAGTTGCTGAAAAGCAAACAGCGCAGACGTGTCAGGAGATGAAGCTCGACGCACGAGCTTGGCATGCAAACAAAACAGTCGAGCGAGCCAAACAAAGCTTCACTTTCTGGATACGCTTCTCCAAGACGCGGACCAGACCACCAACATCGCGCGAACAGACCCTGAAATGAAGGGCCGCCCGCGCGACATGCAGAAGGCGTACTGGACAGCCATACTCGACGCTCACAGGGATCGGCTCCCAGATTTCAACGCCTCAGTAGCCATCTTTGCGGCGTTCAGCACCCAAATCATGGAGACCGCCCAGATCGCCGAACTTAACCTCGATTCCATGCGACGCATACGCAAGAATGTCTTTCATTTCGGCTTCTATTGGGAGGGGTGCTATCCGACCAAGGGCTCGGTGGCACtgacggcgatggcgatgaatcAAAGCGTCGTTGGTCTGGAACACGGGAGAAGGTTGCGAAGCTTGAGAGGGAGCAGAAGTTGGCGCTGTATGAGTGCCGTTTGAAAGCAGATGCTGAGCGAGAGAGGAAGGCTGCCAAGAAGTGGAGGTGGTTTGGGTAGATTGATGGCGACGTAAGTCCTTGCCTCTGCTTGATTAGCAGCACGCATCTTAGACTCGGATGGTATTCATTGTGCCGCCTGAGCTGGGGAGCGAATGTGTCCTTTCTGTCCCAGCTCCTGCAAAGACACATGCATCCTCTTCGATGTACTCTCCAAACTCTCGCGCAGGCTGCCTTCAACCTACCGGGGTTCGACTCCCGCGGTTGCAGTGAGGTCGGAATCATGGAGCGGCGATGGACCTTGTGCGGATGAGGAACAGGTTGGCTGGTCGACAGAAAAGTTGCATTGTCCTCATTGATCCATGATCCCTCTCCGCACGTGCGAGGAAAGCTTACATTCTCACAAGCGAGCCTTGTGTTGCTGCATCGTCGATCGACGTCTCCAAAGATGACACGAGCGTGGCCTTTTCTCTCCAGGTTGTTCCTCGCGATTCACATTCGAGTACAGTCTGTGCCACTCCATGAAGAAAAGGATTCCTTGGTTTGCCGGCTTCGAAACCGGGCGAGACTTTGGTTTAGCCAAATTTTAGGGTTTGTCGAGAGATCGGTTGAGGTGGAGAGATCTTCGATTGACGGGACAGTTGGCACGTGGCGCGCGATGGGACCGGAATGGTGAGTGCCATCATAAGAATAACAACGTGAAGCTGCACGGTATGTGCCTGTACAAGTGCAACGCTTTTCTTGCAGGCACATACCTACCTACCTATTTCGAAGGTGAGGTATCCATAGCTGTGTAGTGCCTGCATCCTGCATGTTCCAATTGAGCAAGCGCGACGATCGTGAGTTCATTTTTAGCATCAAGCTATCGGCGGTTGTCCGAGAAGAGGGGCTCGTATTCTTTCTCGAAGGTCTGCACTGCATTCGTTCGATGTCCGGCACGAGTGCTGCACCGTGGGAAGCACATTGACCCCGGACCTTCGGTGTGGATCGACGTCGTGATCAGGAGAAGGGAGAAACAAGGCGACGAACAAGAGATTGAGTGGAGGAGCCGACGAGGGTTTGATGATGCGGTGATTTCATGGCTTACACATGGCCCCATCCAATGATGAAACCCAGCTCCAAGGATGACGTTTGCGGAACCGGGAGTGAGTTTCGCCATCAACTCCGCCTTTTACCTCCCCTTGTTGAGCCGGGGCGGGTGGCCTGACATCGGCGAGTTGCATTGGCGAAATCGAACAAGACGGGAAGCTACGGTGACATGTGCTTTGAGAATAGAAACAATGGAACGGACTGTGCTTCTCGTATGCTATACCgtctcgttcttcttctcgcctaTCTTCAGATCTTATGCACACTTGTCGACCGACCTTGCTAGATTGGGCGCCCTCTCTGTGATATCGCGTATATTCCTGGTCTGGTCTTGCATATACATGCCTCCTAGTGTCGTGAACCGATACCCTTATCCATTACGGTCTCTCCACTTTCCTCCACTTTTGGTCGGGATCTTATCCTTTGCTATCCGCTGGATTCTGAGAACGGTCTTTCATACTTCAACTTGCtttccaaacactctctgGACCTCATTCGTTCAACAACCCAAGCAGAGTCGTCGACTAGGCTTGTCGAAGTCACTATCGTGCAGCAAGGCTATCTCCACAATCTCGTGGTGAGTTCTCATCCCATCATTGGCGAATTTGGCGGCGGGAGGCGTATTCACACTTCGATCCATCTGTTACCAATGCGCAACGCCATGGATGAGAAGAATGCATATGCGGAGGACATTGAACGACATGGCCTGCCCTTTTCGACCGGATAATGCGCTCTTGGGAGGTGTGCACATGCAGAGCTAACGTCTTGACTTGCAGACTTGGCCCCCACTAGCTCCGATACGCCgcccgcggaagaggagaggcgTTTTTGGGAAGAGCAGAAGAGATACAATCGATACTGCCCTTCCTGCTCCAAGACAATCGCACGGCATTGGAAGTGGATGAACAAGAGGGGTGTTCCAGATTCCATCACGGTCTTGCGAGAATTGGTTTCACCTCTCCTTGTTCCGCCGCTTTCGTCTCAAGAGTGCAAAGGCCCGAATCGGAGGAGTTTCCGCACCACCTCAGACCACCGATCTGAGTTGTGGAGATACCACCACCAAACTCTACTCGACCTTGACCACCTTTTTCACCTCTACCACCAgactcgtcctcgtcctcctcctccctccactccGATAACacgtcgacctcacctcccaccgtcgacgacgagccaTCCTTCGGCCACGCTTCGCCTACGCATCTCCCGCCCGCATTCACTCCACCTCGACCGTCCGATACCATATCTCATGCGAGCGGCTTCCTGCAGAACAATCAACCTTTCATGCAAGGCGCCTTAGCTTTGTGACTACATACCCACATTTCCTTGGGGTACAGCTACAATCACTTCAACGACCCCGCCTGCGCTCGGAGATCATACCGCGAAAGCCCGAGCTATTCACCCGATACAGCACCAAACAATACAGCGATCCGCCAACCTTCTCGAACCACCTGGAGCGGCATTCACCCTCGCAAACATTTACTCTCGGTCGGACGCCGTAATAATCTCATATAACTCGCTCACCATGTCGACCATGATCATGTCCAGCGTTCCCCAGCGCAAACCAGTCGGCAGCCGTGCGCCTGCTGGACCATCCTACCCAATGCAAGCACAACCGAAACCACCTCCGATGCAACATAACTACTACAACAACGTTAATGGTCAAGATCTTTCCCACTCACGAACGCGGACGAATTCATCCTCTGTCATGCCCTACTTAGAAAACCAACAAGCACCACACCCAGCTCAGCGCGGCTCTCCCAACATATCTCCGGCGTACAGCATGACCTCGCAACAATACCCCGACCCATCCTCCCGCCGAACCCTTTCCAacgccacctcctccacatcctccacgaATAACGCCAACCCGCAGACCGCACCACGacgctcgacatcctcccgATCCGCCTCTTCCATGTCTCCGACCTCCTACGTCGCTCTGATGCGCAAGCAGAAAGCTACCGTATGGTGTGACCGAGCGCAACATGAAGATCCTAGAATCCTCGTCGCCCAACGGCAAGCGAAGATGCGAGCTGCTGCTGAAGTGGCTGGTGGACACTCCTACGCCACTTCCGCAAGCCGCACGAgtacctcctccaccggcaTGGTCGGTGGTGTACGGAGCAAGATCAGACATCACGGCGCGCCCAAGGCGTCGGCGTATAACGCTGCTCCGACACTGGGAGCCGCTGGTGTGCCAATGCGACTGTCCGCGACCGAAGTCGATGAAGAGAACGAtagcgacgaagaaggcggcggaggaagataCAACGCTACCGGCAAGTCCGGTGGATCGGCACGAAACAGCATTGGAAGCGGGCGTGCAAGAAACTCAGGATAcagcggcggaggcggcaaGATCGGCCGGAATGGAAGCAACAATTCCACACCGTCCGGCGGAGGAGGCAGTCCGAACGGCAGCTtcaacgacatcgtcgaggaagagacaCCCATGGCCCGCAGCGAGAATGGGGACTACTTCCTCAGCACCAACAGCGGCAGCGCGACGATGACGAGTCGAACGACGACTGGCATCAGCAGtggaagggagaggaggaataGCAATGACTCCGTGCAGGACGAGAAGGACTTTGGCAGTGTGCCCGCGCTTCCCAAGAAGGCGGAGACGGCAGAAGAGGCGGTTGCAAGACAGGCGAAGAATGCGGAGGATCTGAGAAGAAGGGGAAGTGTGGATGAGAGGACAAGCACGATGACGATGGGTGCTGGGAGGTTATTCATTGCGAACCCGGATTACGATTGAGCTGGATGAGAGAGGAAGGGCTCAAGCAACCGAAGGAGGAATCGATTCGCGAGGCTTGCGACGATGGGTAATTCTGTCTGTTCTTTGATATCTTgcggaagagagagagaagatGCCCCCGAGGGCTTGATCAGACGGGACCTTTGTGCTTGGAGAGGATCGGATAGATCACCTACTAGGTAATATGTGGCAGTCTTCCACCTGGCGTGGGAAGATTGAGGATATGAATATGAGTTGATCTAAAGCAGTGATCCGAGACACCAGTGACTTCGCTCTTCGTATCATTTGCGAGTGCACTAGAAAGACGCTCTAGCTAAGACACTGCTCGTTGATAGAGCTTGCTGGCAAGCGAAACAGAACACGCATGAGCACTATTCAATGTCGCCGTCAGTTGAGTCTTTGAAGTCTGTGGCTCGGCGGGCGCGGCAGACGGTTGAACCCGTGGAGCTTTGGCGCCAAAATAGAGTTGGCCGTTGCTGGGGACTCTATCGGCTGCCCTGATGTGGGCCAGGCCACAAGCGCTTGTGGATGAGCCTGGCCTCGTCCGGCGACACCTGCTCCTCCTTATTATTCGTCACGCATTCACGATATCGATACCACTTCTTTCAAGCATTCCATAACAAACTTGAATTGTATATTCACTGAGTCATCTAGCCGATTGCCTTGCCGATTGCGGGATAGCTAAGGAGTTGTGAGATTGAGCTGAACAGCTGCATTATGCCAACGGCTGGAAGGCATTATGGCTGTGCTTGAGCAATCTTGGTCAGTTTCGATGTTGGAGGGGGATGGGAACGATGCTCTGGAGGTCTCGATGCTGACACGAATGCGACCTACAGGATCAAAGTCCAAGAGAAGACCTTTGGAAAATGGTAGGTCCACGAATCGACAATCTCGCAATCACTTTCAACCGCTGACTACGACCTACTCCCAGGCTCAACAACAAACTCCTCGCCCGCAACGTCGAAATCACCAACCTCGTAACCGACCTCTCTGACGGCGTCGCcctcatccacctcctcgaGATCCTATCCCAAGAATCCCTCGGCCGCTACGCCGCGCGACCCAAACTCCGAGTGCAGCGCTTCGAAAACGTCAACATTGCCCTCGACTTCATCAAAGGGCGGAAAATCCAACTGACGAATATCGGCGCGGAAGATGTCGTGGACGGGAACCGGAAGATTATCCTCGGATTGATCTGGACACTCATTTTGAGGTTTACCATAAGCGATATCAATGATCAGGGGTTGAGTGCGAGGGAGGGACTACTGCTGTGGTGTCAGAGGAAGACGGCGTGTTATGATGAAGTGGAAGTCAGGGACTTTTCGAATAGTTGGAACGATGGACTAGCGTTTTGTGCGCTGTTGGATATCCACCGGCCGGACTTGATTGACTACGACAGCTTGGATAAATCGGACCATCGGGGAAATATGCAGCTCGCGTTCGATATCGCTTCTAAGGAGATTGGTATCCCGGACCTGCTGGATGTTGAGGATGTGTGCGATGTGGCGAAGCCGGACGAGAGGTCGTTGATGACTTATATCGCGTACTGGTTTCATGCTTTCTCGCAGATGGAAAAGGTGGAGAATGCTGGACGGCGGGTGGAGAAGTTTGTGGCGAATATGCAGGGCGCCTGGGAGATGCAGAATACGTATGAGAGGAGGGTGAAGGCGCTTTTGGCGGCGATTGTGAAgcagagggaggagtggAACGGGGCACATTTCGATGGAACGTATGCGGATGCAAAGGATCAAAGTCGGCTTTTCACGGCATACAAACAACGAGGGAAGAGGGACTGGGTGGCGGAGAAAAGTGATCTCGCGGGTCTGCTAGGCAACATCAAGACGAAACTCAACACCTACCAACTCCGGCCGTACCAACCTCCCCCGGAACTCAGCCTGCAAGCGCTCGACACCGCCTGGAGCGGTCTCATGGAAGACGAGCGCCACCGCAGCCAAgccatcaacaacaccatcCGCGACATCAAAAACAACCTCCGCAAAACCTTTGCCGACAAAGCTAACGACTTTGCCCTCGCGCTCAAAACCATCAGCGTCAGCATCTCCGGCCTCGAAGGCGACGTCGAAGACCAACGCGAACACACCTCTCAAATCGCCCAgaacctccctcctctcgaTCAATacctcgacatcatcgccTCCCTCAACACCCAATGCGAAGAAGCGAATATCGAAGAAAACGACTACACGACCTACACCTACGACGAACTCGCCTACGAACTCGGACTAGTCCGGAGTTCCGTACAGAAGAAActcgctttcctcgaaaaccAACTCGTTGCCCGCAACATGACCAACCTCACCCCTATCCAACTCGAAGAATTCGAGTCCGTCTTCCGCCACTTCGACCGCGACCTCTCCAATTCCCTACACGAACTCGAATTCTCCGCCGCCCTCGCCTCTCTCGGTCTCGTTTACGACGAATCCGAAATGCACGCTCGTTTCCTCGAAGTCGCGGGTCACGGAGGACATGTCACGTTTGAACAATTCATCCGATTCATGGTGGACGTCACGGAGGATCAGAATACGGCGGAGCAAGTGTTTGAAAGTTTCCGAGAGGTCGCGGACGGAAAGCCGTATGTGACGGAGATGGACCTGACGCATTCGCTGATTCCCGAGGAGATTGTCAGAcagttggtggaggagatgccGGTGCATCGGGGCCCGGATTTGAGGGAGGATCGAGAGGTGAGGAAGTTTGATTATGTGGGGTTTATGGAGAAGTTTTTGACGGGGGGTGGGGAGGCGGGGGTTAATGGGACGTGAGGTGGTGAGTGGTGCTTGGTATGTGGTTTTGCTTGGATGTGTGGTTTTGCTTGGATGTGTGGTTTTGCTTGGATGTGTGGTTTTGCTTGGATGTGTGGTTTTGCTTGGATGTGTTGATTGCTGAGCGTGGCGTTCTTGAGAGGTAGGGCAATCAGATGGCCTTGAGGCTGGTAGTCTACTGACTTCTGGGAATATATGATCACAAGTCTCTATCGTGCAGTGGTGCTGAACGCTGTGAGGTATCGTCAGGGGGGCATGGATGGTATAGCAGGACATACAGCGACCTTGGGATCGTTTCGTGTTACCAAGACATTTAAAGGGGCATGTTGGGTTCGAGATTATGTTTGATGAAGGTTTCCTTCCTTTTTGCCTTTGACTTACGCACTCAGCAGAACTATCAAAGCAGATCGTACGGAACTATTGGAACCCGATCAGAATATCACTTGCATCGGGATCTGAGTGTCCCGGTCGACTTTTGCATCAGGTTCGGGTTCAATGAGGACCTTCAGTCTCAGATACATCAACCGGACTTGGCGCGAGAGAAGAGCTGCAGAGGCAGCGCAGAGACTGAGAGATCGTGTTGCTGCGCAGCAGCAAGCCGCGGCCATGGAGGCAGCGAAGGAAGAGTAAGTTGCGCTTTACTTCCGACATGACAAGCAACATACTGACATCGAGATCCTGCAGGACGCCTACAGTATTCGAGCTGCCGATTACGTGAAGGTGGGAGGTAGAAGTAGAAGACGAAGAGATGAAGTGCTGCGGAGTGGAGGTATACAGTCCTCGCATAAAGCCGAGCTCCTCTGTTTGCTCTTTCCGGGTGCCTTCCTTCcagcctgtcggaatcgcGCGGCCAATTCGGCCGGCAGCACAGCCCTCCGCCGCAGCAACGGTGCATGCCGACGTTCTGAAACATGCGCCGTCGACTTCGAATCTGTAGGACACGGAGCAAACTTGCGCCTCTCCTTGCACCTCTCTATATCTTCTGTTCGCTGATGCATCGCTTAGAGGAATGCCGACCTTATCTCGCATATGGACAGCAGCTGAAGAACCGACTAGAATCCTTGCGCCACGACGCCTATGTAGCTACCAGAAAATAATGCTGCTACCGTCCAAGGACGAGGTTCATGGCCTTTTGACTGCTTACCTCCATGCCTCTGATCAAACCGCACCACGCCACTCAGACTCCGGTAGCTCGGTCGGTATAGTGTGAGCTCGAGAAACGAAAGTGTTGTCGTTGCTTTCTATCACCTCTTAGATACACATTCTCCTTGAACTTTATTTCCGTTCCCTGGCACAGACTGCGCAGTCTAAGCCCACGGAGTCAGACACATGCGGTCCAGTTTGAGCGGGATTACGGAGGTGGGACCTTTGCCCTCCACGTGGGAGGACGTTGCCGACGTTGCAAACCCGCCATGATCGCCGATCGATGCCGCTGAATTCAGTGAAGCGTCCGGCTGTTCCTATCCGAGCATGTAATTCACGCAGTATCAATTCGTTGTCGTCACGGTCGTACATCGACAGCAGCATCCCGAGACGATCAGTTTGGCGACTCGAGAAGCCCTCGTTCCCCTGATTGCCATTTGCCATGATTCTTGCTCCGCTGACTTTCATCCAGTACTCTCCGATTACCTCCCGTCCCCAGAAACACCCCTTCGATCCCGCTGTCGCTCGAAAGGTCTCGCCGTTCCAATATACAgcgccatcatcgccaagAGATGGGTGTCGTGCGCGTGCGCGTGCCAATTCGAGCCAACACGCAGAAGTACGAACTGACTGGTGACGCCCATGGCGACGATGCCAAATATCTGCAGACCATTCGAACCTTGAGATGGCATGGGGTGGTCTTGTGCTCGCACACAGTAGTAGCAAGCGGCGAAGCCGTAGAGGCTTGTCAGGCGCTCGGACAGAGGGGAGTCGCGGATGTATTCGAGGACTTAACTGCCCGAAGTGAATGGCATAGATGCTGCTAGAGTGGACTGTCCCGAGTCGATAAGACTCGATGATGTTGAAGGGAGTTGCGTTGGAGGTGACTTTCACGGCTTCTGACCGCCTGCCGTTCTTGTTAGGACGTTGCAAGCCGCCATGCTCGTCGATCAACGCATGAAGTGCCGGCTGAGTTCAGCTAATCGCCGCCTTTGGCTGATCCTGACCGAGCAAATACATCACTAGCAATTGCCTTTGTCATTCGCTACCTTGACGCTGTCCGAAATCGCCGTCCTTCCTGTAAGAATCATGTAGGTTCCGCGGTCAATTCTCGAGGTTGACAATGCTCGTAGGACGGCAAGGTAAGTTCGTTGGTCCCAAGGCAAAGCATGCTTAGTCACGtctttcttcgtcttcgtaaGCCGTGGACACCAGGGCAACGTGCTCTTCCCTCCTTTTCTCCCTCTACACGCACATCCATTCCAATGCGTCCGGAGAACCTCGCCTGCACGCACGATTGATGCATTGCGTTTCAAAGCAAATCTGTATCCCCAGAATGACAGTACTCTTCTGCTATCAACACCTCGCGGATGACGGGCTCGCTTCCGGCGCCGAGAAGACGGTACCGGAGACTTCATGCCGGACACGCGTGAGGGAGGATCAAAACCAAAATTACTCCATGTACGCCTCGACCAAACTGCCGGCCCTGACGGATATGGTGCACCACGGCATTTCCTGAACATCTGCGAACTTGTTGCTTTCTCCGCGTGCTGGCAAAATCTCGTGGCATGCCTGCTTTGAAGTCCCATTGCCAGGATGCTTTGCTGATATACCAAAACGGCGATGTCAAAGGATCGCGAATGCAGTATTCCAACGGTGTCGAGTATGCATTGCTCGGGAACAAATGTCTTGTACAACGTATCTCGGGGAGCGTCAGCCCAGAGAGACGTGGGAAATTTGAAGGGTTAGCTGGATGTCGCCCGTTGCACTTCCGACAGTATCAGGGGAAGTACATCGTCATTCCATTGTCCTCTCCAGGAAGAGTAGAAGGCACGCAGTATGTGTATAATACTGGGCTTGCCTTCTTCAACAAGCTCTGATTCATCTACTTGCTCCTCACGTCACTCGCTTATTCACAGTCTTTCAACCACACTCTTTCAATCACACTCGTTCTTTCACTTCTCCAAGAAGCAATCATCATGCAGCTCATCAACCTTTTCGCCTTCGCGCCCCTCATGGCCTCCATTGCTGATGCCTCTCCCGCACGTCCTGCTCCCTACAATGGAGTACAAGCCAATTCAATCCCCATCGCCATCTCCAGCCCAGAGTGTGGCATCTACGGCTATGACAACACCAACTCAAAGACCTTGATCACGTCCGTCAAGGTCAACACAGTCGCCAAGTGCTTCACCACTTGCAGACAAAGGCAAAAGTGCATGAGCTACGGATTCTGCACCCAATCCAACACATGTAGCCTGTACAAGGTGGCCCTTCGCAAGCATATCAAGCGCACCAACTCCAGCGTAATCTTTTACGATCGTGGGTGCAAGAATCCTGCGGGTCCTCAGTCGACGAGAACTACGACCAGCTCGGCCACCTCTACCACAACCGCCACTATCGAGGACCCGATCACTGCTACTGCCACAACCATCACCGTCACAACCACGAGATCCACCACTTCTGCCCGCTCAACCATCACCGGCCCAGTCACCATTGCTTCGACCTCCACTGCCTCGACCTCCACTGCCTCGACCTCCACTGCCTCGACCTCCACTGCCTCGACCTCCACTGCCTCGACCTCCACTGCCTCGACCTCCACTGCCTCGACCTCCACTGCCTCGACCATCACTGCGTCTACCGCCACCGCCTCTATATCTTCAAccacgacaacaacatctgCAAGCGCCACTGCCACTCCCGC
This genomic interval from Zymoseptoria tritici IPO323 chromosome 8, whole genome shotgun sequence contains the following:
- a CDS encoding uncharacterized protein (Predicted highly glycosylation.Theoretical pI: 8.27 No hits with protein databases. Unknown function.), whose protein sequence is MQLINLFAFAPLMASIADASPARPAPYNGVQANSIPIAISSPECGIYGYDNTNSKTLITSVKVNTVAKCFTTCRQRQKCMSYGFCTQSNTCSLYKVALRKHIKRTNSSVIFYDRGCKNPAGPQSTRTTTSSATSTTTATIEDPITATATTITVTTTRSTTSARSTITGPVTIASTSTASTSTASTSTASTSTASTSTASTSTASTSTASTSTASTITASTATASISSTTTTTSASATATPAPGAAFTESLNSAYNEVLFGTNANVYDPRSDIASLADCEDLCAADTICVAVNFYRADDGDNVAGNCNLLSNILSGSAVTSNVDSARKN